The following proteins are co-located in the Neodiprion virginianus isolate iyNeoVirg1 chromosome 6, iyNeoVirg1.1, whole genome shotgun sequence genome:
- the LOC124306600 gene encoding conserved oligomeric Golgi complex subunit 7 — translation MDVSAFSDDNFDVKDWINKTFKSAEAQEYKDAFVSSLVMKLQLYVQQVNGALEETSQSVLSGLPRVLRDTQVLQQEALLLREKMVAVKQEIAKVENDTGLSMVTLERIDRIKTDLQTAKQGLHEADNWTVLATDVEEVFELGDVEKIANKLFSMQKSLTMLANVLDYEDKKLQLEGLKNRLEAMASPRLVQAFTASSLEQSKMYVNIFNKMDRLPQLLKYYHNCLKVSLGQEWRKTIEEQLEQEETVVCWLRIYYDKLLSTWLTQVKWCNQVFPNSSIDTLVDVYADLLRSLSPNFIECIEGALKQESSDIHLATLILLKENAREFAVNLNGAIETSSQGKVLNQNSLFLLAEAIFAPYVSYIGKYSVYETAKLSHELQALDCIHDDLSDTINSLSLSMSRAIDNAHSANGRCKIFTAGCGYPGLLNALDAYFSQYLDTYKIGIRQLERRKIKQEDWNLFQMCLTLLQSIGELLGQIEQFEKVLVADILDANNKLQNTNTSVFTRYKELLLDAAGRKEFDNLITSFQKEEKTILDTITQLIHKLCSDLHNTTYEVIFAPIFTQLLLVQKAPAWSSEANRMANLSSDLPDYSFAPQEYITQVGQYLMTLPQHLEPFLLRDNPSLTQALRAADPQYAQGSSESGFTDILLGIVAKGTCSMFQDQTLGICELNAGACKQLATDIDYLGNILEELGLSLTEQLQQMSILLRLSPEDYQSGSSGCNARVVAAIRQMRNITSSG, via the exons ATG GACGTTTCCGCCTTTTCCGATGACAACTTCGACGTTAAAGACTGGATCAATAAGACATTCAAGTCCGCCGAGGCTCAGGAATACAAAGAT GCTTTCGTTTCGTCGCTCGTCATGAAGCTGCAGTTGTACGTCCAGCAGGTCAATGGAGCCTTGGAGGAAACTAGTCAGTCTGTATTGTCGGGATTGCCACGCGTCTTGCGAGACACGCAAGTGTTGCAGCAAGAAGCGTTACTGCTTAGGGAAAAAATGGTCGCTGTCAAACAGGAGATTGCCAAA GTAGAAAACGACACCGGATTGTCCATGGTGACGTTGGAAAGGATAGATAGAATTAAAACAGATTTACAAACAGCAAAGCAAGGCTTACACGAGGCCGACAATTGGACGGTATTAGCAACTGACGTGGAGGAG GTGTTTGAATTGGGAGATGTCGAAAAGATTGCCAACAAACTGTTCAGTATGCAAAAGTCACTAACAATGCTAGCTAACGTACTGGACTATGaggataaaaagttacagcttGAGGGATTGAAAAATCGACTCGAAGCTATGGCTAGCCCCAGATTAGTTCAAGCGTTTACGGCGTCAAGTTTAG AGCAATCAAAGATGTATGTcaacatttttaataaaatggATAGATTACCTCAGCttttaaaatattatcacAACTGTCTGAAAGTATCTTTGGGCCAAGAATGGAGAAAAACAATTGAGGAACAGTTGGAGCAAGAAGAAACTGTTGTCTGTTGGTTAAGAATTTATTACGACAAATTATTATCCACTTGGCTAACTCAG GTGAAGTGGTGCAATCAGGTTTTTCCAAATTCGTCAATTGACACCCTTGTCGATGTCTATGCCGACTTATTACGTAGTCTGTCACCAAATTTCATAGAATGTATAGAAGGGGCTTTGAAGCAAGAATCAAGTGATATTCATCTGGCCACTTTGATTCTTCTCAAAGAAAATGCTAGAGAGTTCGCTGTTAATTTGAACGGTGCTATCGAGACCTCGTCTcaaggaaaagttttgaatcaAAACTCTTTGTTTTTATTGGCTGAAGCAATCTTTGCGCCTTATGTTTCATACATCGGCAAATACAGCGTTTACGAAACAGCAAAATTATCTCATGAACTTCAAGCGTTAGACTGTATTCACGATGATCTGAGCGACACGATCAATTCACTATCACTTAGTATGTCACGGGCAATCGACAATGCACACAGCGCCAATGGAAGGTGTAAGATTTTCACCGCTGGCTGTGGCTATCCCGGACTATTAAATGCACTTGAT GCGTACTTCAGTCAGTATTTGGACACTTATAAGATTGGCATTCGGCAATTGGAAAGAAGAAAGATCAAGCAAGAAGATTGGAATTTGTTCCAAATGTGTTTGACATTGTTGCAAAGCATTG GTGAGCTTTTAGGGCAAATTGAACAGTTTGAGAAAGTGTTGGTGGCAGATATTTTAGATGCAAATAACAAGTTGCAGAACACGAATACGAGTGTTTTTACTCGGTACAAAGAATTGTTACTAGATGCTGCTGGTCGAAAAGAATTCGATAATCTAATAACATCGTTTCAAAAAG aGGAAAAAACTATTTTGGATACGATAACGCAATTGATTCACAAGCTTTGCTCGGATTTACACAACACGACTTACGAAGTAATTTTCGCGCCAATTTTTACGCAGTTATTGTTGGTTCAAAAAGCACCCGCATGGTCATCGGAAGCAAACAGAATGGCAAATTTAAGTTCAGATTTACCAGACTACAGTTTTGCACCCCAAGAATACATAACACAGGTTGGACAATATCTTATGACCTTACCTCAACACTTGGAGCCTTTTTTGCTGAGAGACAATCCAAGTTTGACGCAAGCCCTCAGAGCTGCCGATCCCCAATACGCTCAAGGATCGAGTGAGTCGGGATTCACAGACATTCTTTTGGGTATAGTGGCCAAAGGAACCTGCAGCATGTTCCAGGATCAAACGCTGGGAATCTGCGAGCTTAACGCCGGTGCATGTAAACAATTAGCCACAGATATAg ATTACCTAGGAAATATTTTGGAAGAATTGGGCCTTTCGTTGACTGAACAGTTACAACAGATGTCTATCTTGCTAAGACTCAGCCCCGAAGATTATCAGAGCGGTAGTTCTGGTTGCAACGCAAGGGTTGTCGCTGCAATTAGACAAATGCGAAATATAACTTCGTCGGGTTGA